In Pseudocalidococcus azoricus BACA0444, the genomic stretch CCCCCTTGGCCCCTATAACCAAGCGATTCGGGCCACAGGCTCATTGCTTTTTGTGGCTGGGCAGATCCCCTTAGATCCCAAGACAGGGGGCCTGGTTGGCGGAGATGACGTGGGGGCCCAAACTCAGCAGGTGATGGCTAACCTGGAAGCAATTCTTAAGGAGGCTGGCCTGGCCTGGGATAATGTGGTCAAAACAACGGTTTTCCTGGCCGACTTAGCCGACTTTGTGGCAATGAACGATGTCTATGCCCAATATTTTACTGAAGGTCATGCTCCGGCCCGGGCCTGTGTGGAAGTGGCACGGTTGCCTAAAGATGTGCGGGTTGAGATTGATTGCATCGCGGTTAGCCCCCAGGCCTGAGGCCATAACCTTGGATCAACAAAAAAGTCTTAACCGTCATTCAAACAAAGGGTCAAGGCTTTCTTCATTTTATTTGGTGGCGGGGTACTTCATCCGATTAAGGCCTGGAAGCATTGATATATAAAAATTCTTATTGAGACTACCTCATCGGTTACCCTCAAAAGTTGTTGCTTGTTTGAAATGAGAAGTAGAGTTTTTTAAAGTAATACTGGGGTTTATTGCCCTATCTTAGATGTTTCATCTGCCAGGCCCAGAACTGGTGTGGACGGTAAGGTGCGAGCCTTTATTTAGTTTTATAGCGTTACGCAGGCTGCTCTGAGAGAGTAAAAATGTCAAAAAGACTGTCCATCAAGCATTTTCTGACTTGTCCCCGTCTCACCTTAAATGAGTAACGCTATAGAAGTTTGAAGTCTCACTCAGATATGGGACGGTGACCAATGAAATTTAATTGTTTGCACTTCCCCAGGCTCTCACCTCGGTATTTTTTTAGGCACGGTCAAACCAGAGGACTTTAATCACCCCGCTACCGACCAACGTCACCAGGCCAACAATGAAGGCCCATAACCTCCCATCAGTAGAGCGT encodes the following:
- a CDS encoding RidA family protein, whose protein sequence is MNGHTTLKEIIRTDAAPAPLGPYNQAIRATGSLLFVAGQIPLDPKTGGLVGGDDVGAQTQQVMANLEAILKEAGLAWDNVVKTTVFLADLADFVAMNDVYAQYFTEGHAPARACVEVARLPKDVRVEIDCIAVSPQA